The following proteins are encoded in a genomic region of Caminicella sporogenes DSM 14501:
- a CDS encoding DeoR/GlpR family DNA-binding transcription regulator, with protein sequence MILIYNDYVRRKEVMDLLTEERYQIILETLKKKGIVKIHELVKLTNTSESTIRRDLTYLESINQLKRIHGGATLLKGRFNEPSYSEKQIQNIDKKSVIAKYAASLIDEGDCIYLDAGTTTYEVIKYIDKKDIVVVTNGLKHIDELIERNISAYILGGKIKARTKAVIGSDALKNLEKFRFDKCFIGINGIHPEYGFTTPDSEEAILKETAINLSREVFVLADESKFGEVAFVKVADLRKAEIITNEEPEDLERYMDKTKVKVVTE encoded by the coding sequence ATGATTTTGATTTATAATGATTATGTAAGAAGAAAAGAGGTGATGGACTTGCTAACAGAAGAAAGGTATCAAATAATATTAGAAACTTTAAAGAAGAAGGGGATAGTTAAAATACATGAACTTGTAAAGCTTACAAACACTTCAGAATCTACTATAAGACGTGACCTTACTTATTTAGAAAGTATAAATCAATTAAAGAGGATTCATGGAGGAGCAACTCTTTTAAAAGGTAGATTTAATGAACCGAGTTATAGTGAAAAACAAATTCAAAATATAGATAAAAAATCAGTTATAGCAAAATATGCAGCATCACTTATAGATGAAGGCGATTGTATATATTTGGATGCAGGAACAACTACTTATGAAGTAATTAAATATATAGATAAAAAAGATATTGTTGTTGTAACGAATGGATTAAAACACATAGATGAGCTTATAGAAAGAAATATTAGTGCTTATATTCTCGGGGGAAAGATTAAAGCAAGAACTAAAGCGGTTATAGGAAGTGATGCACTCAAAAATTTAGAGAAATTTAGGTTTGATAAATGCTTTATAGGAATAAATGGCATACATCCAGAGTATGGTTTTACAACTCCTGATTCAGAAGAAGCTATACTTAAGGAAACTGCCATAAATCTTTCGAGAGAAGTTTTTGTGCTGGCAGATGAAAGTAAATTTGGAGAAGTTGCTTTTGTAAAGGTTGCTGATTTAAGGAAAGCTGAAATAATAACAAATGAAGAGCCAGAAGACCTTGAAAGATATATGGATAAAACTAAAGTAAAGGTTGTGACTGAATAA
- a CDS encoding LacI family DNA-binding transcriptional regulator, producing MKITIKDIARIAGVSTATVSKILNKKDQNISETTRNRVLEIIKKYGYVPNRVASSLVTKRTNTLGLIIPDIVNPFFPELARGAEDKANERGYNLILCNSDNNVQKEEIYVDMLKEKMVDGIIFTASSRRTDKFKKLTSFQVPVITVDREIEGLKTHGIITVNNVKGAYDAVKYLLNRGYKKILHLTGPMTSKPTRDRYEGYCRALIDEGFEIEDCLVCEGDYSSDWGYEGILRALKRDIKFDSVFCGNDLIAIGAIKALKVKGFDIPREVGVIGFDDIYMAKMIDPDLTTIKQPNYEMGYKAAELLIDMIEKKEIKINKYVLDTRLVIRKSTK from the coding sequence ATGAAAATAACTATAAAAGACATAGCTAGAATAGCAGGAGTATCTACTGCAACAGTATCTAAAATATTAAATAAAAAAGATCAAAATATTAGTGAAACTACTAGAAATAGGGTACTTGAGATTATAAAAAAGTATGGTTATGTTCCGAATCGTGTTGCAAGTAGTTTAGTTACTAAAAGAACGAATACACTTGGTTTAATTATTCCTGATATAGTTAACCCATTCTTTCCTGAGTTAGCTAGAGGAGCAGAAGATAAGGCGAATGAAAGAGGGTATAATTTAATACTTTGTAATTCAGACAATAATGTTCAAAAAGAAGAAATTTATGTAGATATGCTTAAGGAAAAAATGGTAGATGGTATTATATTTACAGCTTCATCAAGGAGAACTGATAAATTTAAAAAGTTAACATCTTTTCAAGTACCAGTTATAACTGTAGATAGAGAAATAGAAGGATTAAAAACTCATGGAATAATTACTGTAAATAATGTAAAAGGAGCTTATGATGCAGTTAAGTATTTGCTAAATAGAGGATATAAAAAAATTCTACATTTAACTGGACCAATGACGAGTAAACCTACAAGAGATAGATATGAAGGGTATTGTAGAGCTTTAATAGATGAAGGTTTTGAAATTGAAGATTGTTTAGTTTGTGAAGGTGATTATAGTAGTGATTGGGGATATGAAGGAATTTTAAGAGCTTTAAAAAGAGATATAAAATTCGATAGTGTTTTTTGTGGGAATGATTTGATTGCTATAGGAGCAATTAAGGCATTAAAAGTGAAGGGATTTGATATTCCTAGAGAAGTTGGTGTAATTGGATTTGATGATATATATATGGCTAAAATGATAGACCCAGATTTAACTACTATAAAACAGCCAAATTATGAAATGGGTTATAAAGCGGCAGAGTTGTTAATTGATATGATAGAGAAAAAAGAAATAAAGATAAATAAGTATGTTTTAGATACTAGACTTGTCATTAGAAAATCTACAAAGTGA
- the pfkB gene encoding 1-phosphofructokinase, whose product MIYTITFNPSIDYIVEVEDFKVGMVNRVKTNYKYPGGKGINISRVLNNFGVKNKALGFIGGFTGKYVKDFLQKEGIDTDFIMVNGDTRINVKLKSNEETEINGEGPCITEENLKELYKKIEGLTANDFLVLAGNVQKTLPRDVYSRIQERCLKNNVKVIVDTTGDVLIESLKKKPFLVKPNRQEFSEIFNKKIETKEEIIEYGEKLIKMGVQNLIISMAEEGAYLINDKGVYYASSPKGTVINSVGAGDSLIAGFLASYLQMGDLLEAFKWGVATGSATAFSLDLCKREDAISLLDQVFIKKLI is encoded by the coding sequence ATGATATATACAATAACTTTTAATCCTTCCATAGATTATATTGTTGAAGTTGAAGATTTCAAAGTTGGAATGGTTAATAGAGTTAAAACTAATTATAAATATCCTGGCGGTAAAGGAATTAATATTTCAAGAGTGCTTAATAATTTTGGTGTAAAAAATAAAGCGTTAGGTTTTATAGGTGGTTTTACAGGGAAATATGTGAAAGATTTTTTACAAAAAGAAGGTATTGATACTGATTTTATAATGGTTAATGGAGATACTAGAATAAACGTAAAGCTCAAGTCAAATGAAGAAACAGAAATAAATGGTGAAGGACCTTGTATTACAGAAGAAAATTTAAAAGAATTGTATAAAAAAATTGAAGGTTTGACAGCTAATGATTTTCTCGTTCTTGCAGGGAATGTTCAGAAAACTCTTCCACGAGATGTTTATTCTCGAATTCAAGAAAGATGCTTGAAAAATAATGTAAAAGTGATAGTTGATACAACAGGAGATGTACTTATAGAAAGTTTAAAGAAGAAACCCTTCTTAGTAAAGCCAAACAGACAAGAATTTAGTGAAATTTTTAACAAAAAGATAGAAACTAAGGAAGAAATAATAGAATATGGTGAAAAACTAATTAAAATGGGAGTTCAGAATTTAATTATTTCAATGGCTGAAGAAGGAGCATATCTTATAAATGATAAAGGTGTATATTATGCATCTTCACCAAAAGGGACAGTAATAAATTCAGTTGGAGCAGGAGATTCGCTTATTGCAGGATTTTTAGCAAGTTATTTGCAGATGGGTGATTTATTAGAAGCTTTTAAATGGGGAGTAGCTACTGGGAGTGCTACAGCTTTTTCACTTGATCTATGTAAAAGAGAAGATGCAATAAGCTTACTGGATCAAGTTTTTATAAAAAAATTGATTTAA
- a CDS encoding PTS fructose transporter subunit IIABC: MRITELLRKDTIILNLKAATKNEVIDELIDKLEKAGKLNNKEEFKKAILKREEQFSTGVGDGIAIPHAKTNAVKIPAIAFGYSKAGIDYDSLDGKPAHLFFMIAGKENGNDEHLETLSRLSAMLMNEDFRNKIMNIKTENELLEIINEEEKKKMKKEKSVNNNKDEIILAVTACPTGIAHTYMAADSLKNKAKEMGVNIKVETNGSTGVKNRLTDEDIKRAKAIIVAADTKVEMARFEGKRVIKTSVTQGIRNPGGLIEKALSGEVPVYHHDDKDSGGFKIQKKEKTGFYKHLMNGVSNMLPFVVGGGILIALSFMFGIKAFDPNDPSFHPFAKLLMDIGGGSAFSLMIPILAGFIGMSIADRPGFAPAMVGGFIAANNGAGFLGGLIAGFLGGYIVLFLKKTFAKLPSSFEGLKPVLLYPLFGIFLTGAIMLLVIVNPVKSLNLAMQNWLNSMGTANKILLGLILGGMMAVDMGGPINKAAFTFGIAMIEAGNFSPHAAVMAGGMVPPLGIAIATTIFKNRFTKSEREAGKTCYIMGASFITEGAIPFAAADPSRVIPSIITGSAIAGALSMIFNIGLPAPHGGIFVIPIVKGSPILYVLAILIGSIVTALMLALLKKPINE, from the coding sequence ATGAGAATAACTGAGCTTTTAAGGAAAGATACCATTATTCTCAATTTAAAGGCTGCTACAAAAAATGAAGTAATTGATGAGTTAATTGACAAATTAGAAAAAGCCGGTAAATTGAATAACAAAGAAGAATTTAAAAAAGCTATATTGAAAAGGGAAGAGCAATTTTCAACAGGTGTAGGAGATGGGATTGCTATTCCTCATGCTAAAACAAATGCAGTGAAGATTCCAGCAATAGCTTTTGGATATTCTAAAGCTGGTATCGATTATGATTCGCTTGATGGTAAGCCTGCTCATTTATTTTTTATGATAGCAGGTAAAGAAAATGGAAATGATGAGCATTTAGAAACGTTATCGAGGCTGTCTGCAATGCTTATGAATGAAGATTTTAGAAATAAGATTATGAATATAAAAACTGAAAATGAATTGTTAGAAATAATAAATGAGGAAGAAAAGAAGAAAATGAAAAAAGAAAAATCTGTTAATAATAATAAAGATGAAATTATTTTAGCAGTAACAGCTTGTCCAACGGGTATAGCACATACTTATATGGCTGCAGATTCATTAAAAAATAAAGCTAAAGAAATGGGTGTAAATATAAAAGTAGAAACGAATGGTTCAACTGGGGTAAAAAATAGATTGACAGATGAAGATATAAAAAGAGCTAAGGCTATTATAGTAGCTGCTGATACAAAAGTTGAAATGGCTAGATTTGAAGGAAAAAGAGTTATTAAGACTTCAGTTACTCAAGGTATAAGGAATCCCGGTGGACTTATAGAAAAAGCATTAAGTGGAGAGGTTCCAGTATATCATCATGATGATAAAGATAGTGGGGGGTTTAAAATTCAGAAAAAAGAAAAAACAGGCTTTTATAAACATTTAATGAATGGAGTTTCAAACATGCTTCCTTTTGTAGTAGGTGGAGGTATACTCATAGCCTTATCTTTTATGTTTGGAATTAAGGCATTTGACCCAAATGACCCATCTTTTCATCCATTTGCAAAGCTGTTAATGGATATTGGCGGTGGAAGTGCATTTTCGCTTATGATACCTATACTAGCTGGATTTATTGGTATGAGTATAGCTGATAGACCGGGTTTTGCACCAGCTATGGTTGGAGGATTTATAGCAGCTAACAATGGAGCAGGATTTTTAGGAGGACTTATTGCAGGATTTTTAGGTGGTTATATTGTTTTATTCTTGAAAAAAACGTTTGCTAAACTGCCTTCAAGTTTTGAAGGATTAAAGCCTGTACTTTTATATCCACTGTTTGGTATATTTTTAACTGGTGCTATAATGCTGCTTGTTATAGTAAATCCTGTTAAATCTTTAAATTTAGCTATGCAGAACTGGCTTAATTCTATGGGTACAGCAAATAAAATTCTGTTGGGATTAATTTTAGGTGGAATGATGGCTGTTGATATGGGTGGACCAATAAATAAAGCTGCATTTACATTTGGTATAGCTATGATAGAAGCAGGAAACTTTTCTCCACATGCTGCAGTTATGGCAGGTGGTATGGTTCCGCCACTTGGTATAGCTATAGCTACGACAATATTTAAAAATAGATTTACAAAAAGTGAAAGAGAAGCAGGAAAAACTTGTTACATAATGGGGGCGTCATTTATAACTGAAGGTGCTATACCATTTGCAGCAGCTGACCCTAGCAGAGTGATACCTTCTATAATTACAGGTTCAGCTATTGCTGGAGCACTTTCAATGATTTTCAATATCGGTCTTCCAGCTCCTCATGGTGGTATATTTGTTATTCCAATAGTTAAAGGAAGTCCAATTTTATACGTTTTAGCTATTTTAATAGGTTCAATAGTAACAGCTTTAATGCTTGCCTTATTAAAAAAGCCAATAAATGAATAA